GGGCGCGGGTATGCAGCTCCGTCTTGCCGAGCAGGTCGCGGATCAGCACGCTCATGCGCGGTAGCCCCACGTAGTGCTCGCCCGGCGCGACGCTGGCGGCGCCCGAAGCGCCGATCATTTCAAAAGCCGCATCCCAGGCCGCGCACAGCCCGCGCGCCTCCCAGTCGGCGACCCTCTCGCGCATGTCGTCACCGAATGCGCTGAAGTAGGGGGCGCCATGGTCGAACTGGAGCTTTCCCAGGGGCGAATCTGCGCGCCGGGTGGCCATGCGCCCGCCCGGCCCGCGCGCCTTCTCGAAGACGCTCACGGAGAGTCCGGCGTTGGCGAGCGCCCGGGCGCAACTGGCCCCGGCGATTCCGGCCCCCACGACGGCGATTTTTCTGCTCATGCTGCGATTTCCCATCTGCCCCGGGGATTACAGGTAATCGCTGGGGCCGGAGCGGGCAAGGCGGCGCAGGTGGGCGCGGCACGCGCTTGCGATTATGTTGCTGAGCATGAGCTCCCTCACCATCGAACCCGCTCGCCGCGCCGACGCCCGGCCCGCCGCTGCTCTTGCAGCGCGCGCGATGATCGACCTGCCCGAGAACCGTGTGGTCTTTCGCGGCCGCGAGGACCGGATGCGTGCGGTGTTCGCGCAGCTCTTTGCGCGCTCCCCCGGCGACCTGTGGGTCGCGCGCGAGGGGGATGCGCTTCTCGGCGTGATGCGCGTGGTCGCCTGGCCGCGCTGCAAGCCCTCCACCCTGGAAACGCTCACGCAGCTTCCGGCCCTCGCGATGGCCCTCAAGGACACGCTCCCGCGTGCGGCGAGAATGCACGGCGCCTGGGCACGCCACGATCCACAAAGGCCCCACTTGCACCTGGACCCCATCGCCGTCTCCGAGAGCGCCCAGGGCCGCGGCATCGGCGGCGCGCTGATGAACCACTACTGCGAGATGATGGATGGCGCCGGAACCGGTGGCTATCTCGAAACCGGGCGGGAGAGCAGCGTGCGCTTCTATTCGAAATTCGGCTTCGAAGTAAGCCGCCAGATCGAAGTGCTGGGCGCAAAGATCTGGCTCATGTGGCGGGAGGGGAAGTGA
This genomic interval from Chrysiogenia bacterium contains the following:
- a CDS encoding GNAT family N-acetyltransferase; the encoded protein is MSSLTIEPARRADARPAAALAARAMIDLPENRVVFRGREDRMRAVFAQLFARSPGDLWVAREGDALLGVMRVVAWPRCKPSTLETLTQLPALAMALKDTLPRAARMHGAWARHDPQRPHLHLDPIAVSESAQGRGIGGALMNHYCEMMDGAGTGGYLETGRESSVRFYSKFGFEVSRQIEVLGAKIWLMWREGK